The genomic segment attttaataggcCCCTGAGAGAGTCATAAGACtcagagagaagggagaatggGAGAGGTGTGTAAGCAGCTTTCGTGCCAGGGACTAGTCGTTCAAGAATTAGGAGACGCCCTGGGCACTGGAAACACTACGCAGAGCGAAGTAGGGACCGCGCCTGTGTTGTGTAGGGGGTCAGAGGTTGCTGATACCTGGGACATAGACTGGGTGGGCACGGGAAGTAAAGCCTCGGGACTTTGGTTAAGCGCGCCCCACTGGAGTATCGCGCCGCAGGACTGCAGAGCCGCGGGCAGCGCTCGCCTTGGTGCAGGGTTCCAGCCACATCTTCCTCGCCGAGCCGGCACCCTCCGCCATTGATCCGCCTCTGCGCCCGGCAAGCGGTGTCCAGCAGGGGGCGCGCGCGGAGCAGGCTTGGGCCCCAGGAAGAGCGCGCGGAGCAGGCTTGAACCCCAGGAACAGCGCGCGGACGGAGTCGCTGCAGCAAGTCCCCAGATCCAATGGGTTTCAGTCCTCCCCACCATCCCGACGCTCCGGATTCACAACGTTGAAGTTAAGGGTCGATCCGCAAACAGTGGCCAGGGGCTCCAGCTCTCCATTCCTGGGTCTATCTGGGGTCGGCCCCAGCCTGGTTAGAAGCCTTAGTCTGGATTCGGCAGATTCTGAATCTGGGACCCTCTGCGCTCCCGGCTTGGAACCTTGTcaccctcccctcctccacccctacTTCCACACACCTGATTAGTTGACTGTTTCTTTAACGATCAAAGACGTGGGCGGCGGCGGGGTGAGGTCTTGGTTCCCTGCTACCCAGCCCTCCCGTAACTGTGTCTTTATTAACGTTATAAACATTAGACCCGCTTCTGCGCACCGGGCGGCGCCGGACGAGGTGCGCGCAGTCTTCTAGCTGAGCTCGGAGGCAGATCCAGAAGTCGCGGCTCCCACCCCAGGCCTCGGCGGACTCTGCCTGGGGCGACTCGGGCTCCAGCCCTGCCCCGGCGGGCACTGCGCTCTCCAGGCTCGAAGGCAGGGGTAAGGGGCGTCTTTCCCCCAGGGCAGCCTAGGGGACAAAAGCATTTGCTGTAGAGTGAGCTAGAGCCTCCGGGGCCTGCGGGAGTCAGCTCCAGCGCAGGGGTGGTCACTGCGTCCCTAACCACCCAAGGTCTCCCTGCCGAACTCCTTGGCTTCTGCAACCCTGTCAAGACAGCAAGGAAAGGGGGTCTTCCCTGGTCCTCGGGCCCCGAAGTTTCCGGGTTGCTTATAGGACGGGTTCCTGCAGTCCGGGGAAGCTCCGGGCAAATAGCGAGCCTATTCTCCCTTCCACTACCCAGATTCTGCCTCCCTGcggaaggcaaaaaagaaagaaagaaaataggtaaaAACCGGGGGAGGGCCCAAAGGCCTTGAGTCTCCCCGCCTGACGCCCCTCACTCAGTCTCGAAAAGTCCCCTGGACACGCCATCCGGACCGGACTCAGCTCCAGCTGCTGGGCCCCTGCCTCCTAAGATCCTTCCCTGGCATAGGCTCCCAAGACCGCCCCCTCAGGGATCCCAATACCCGGACAACTGCCCAGGACGCagctccccgcccccacccccaccttgttCGGCAGACAAAGAAGGGTGTGCTGGTCCCGCTGTCTGCGtccctcccccgaccccacaaGGCCTAGAAACCTCAGGGACTCACTCCCAGGCTAGGGACTCAATCCTGGCTGTCCCACCACAGGGTCCCCGGCAGGGACGGGTCACAGTGCTCTCACCCCTCGACCCTTCTCGAAGACACCTTCCCTGAAAGGCGCCTTGCGCCCTCCCCATGGGTGGGCTGGGGGGATCCCAGGCCAGAGCAGGCTGTGTGAAGTTCTGTGTTCTGAACTGGGGCTAAGCGAGATGCGATGGTTCCAGCCCGCTGGGCCGCCTGTAGCGACGGCAGGagtaggagagagggagggacgcTTGGAGCGTGAGCGCACCAGTCTGTTCATATTTAATTTACAAAGCAGCCTCGGAACCCTGGGCCGGGTGGTCTCTTTAGATGCTGCGCTCTTACCCTgtctctcttccccaccccctcccctagCTCATTAAGATGCTCAACACTCAAATCGGGGTATTGATCTCCACGGAAGCCCCAAACCCGCGCCATCGACCCACCACGAGAGACCCCCATGGCCCGGGGTGATGGCTGTGGGACTTGGTGCGCCCGGAGAGCTGAGTGGCTACAGAACGGGTGGGGATTCTGCGTGTCTCCCGGAGCCTGAACCCCTTTCCTGGTTCTGGCCGGTAGCTGTCTCCAGGGCTAACGTGGGCAGCGCAGGGGGGCGGAAACCGGGTTTTAGCCAAATGCCTCGACATCGCCGCGCCTCCGCCTCCTCATCGCTGAAAGAAATGTCGGGGTTTCATCAGAGCTAGGGAGCGAGAGTCGGGAACAGCGAGTCTGCTGAAGCCGGCTGTTGTGTGAGGGTGTGAGACGGCAGGGCGGTGGGGGGCCACCGGGGCTTGGGGGATAGCGCGTGTAGGGTTGACCCAGTGTCTGCTTGAGAGGCTGGGAAGATATGGGGGGCAGGGATGGGAGAAATGCTCAGGCCTGAAGTCCCCAGCCCACCGTGCTCAAGAGTAGCGGACGTTTTGACACCATCCTTGTCTGTGCTACTGTCTGCTGCAGCTTCCTTGCCCCGTTCTCCTGGAGCAGGCAAGACCTGGAGTGAGGTGCTTGGGTGAGCTCGGGAGAGCTTCCCCATGCTCCACCTGTCCCGCGGTGCGCTTAGGCCAACGAGCCGGGCAGTGGGCTTCAAGCGCTGGTTTAGCCACAAAAGACCAGATGTAAAGAGTTCCGGTTTAAGAGGTTGGGCAGGGCTAcggtgggctggggaggggggcGTCCCTTCCCAGCACGCCCTGCAGGGCTGTGCGTTCTGGTCTCGGGTTAGACTAGCAGGCGGGGCGGAGGGGGGttggggcggcggcggcggggggaGTCTAGGGCTTATATCAGCCCAGATCCAGGCAAAAATGGTAGGGAGGGCGCGGCGCTCTGCTAACACTATCAATTATGCATCGTGTTGAACGTGGCTTCGGGGAGGAGGCGGCTAGCAGCGGGGGGTGTGGGAGGGAAGGGTCCGCGCGAGCTCTGCTGCGCGCAGCTCCGCGGGTCCGGCTCGAGGTCTGTCGGTGCCACCGCCTGCATTTGCAAAAAGAGTTTAATGGCAAAGACACTCCTTCCCCCACCCGACTTCAGCCGCGCGGCTTTCCTTCCCCCAAATTCCTCAAAGATGGTTTGTCTCACGTGTTGCAGGGCGTAAAAGCGGCTTGCATTCAATTAGCAGTGAAGCTCGCGGGCGCTGGCGGGACAGGCGCGTGAGGGTGAGTTCGCGTgaatgtgtgtatgcgtgtgcgaGAGGAGAACGGTAAGTGTCCCGTGTGCAGGTGTGCCTGTGAAAATGCGTGTGAATGTAGCAGGGACTGAACACATTGATGCGATTATTACCTGATCATGGATGATTGTAACGTGTGAAGGTCGACTATGGGGAGGGTGTGAGGGACTGTGTGTGCGCGAATGTGTTTGAACGTTGAGGGGGGAGGTGGTGTGATGAGAGACAGTAACAACGTCAGCGGCTGTGTAAATGTGGGGGTACCTGGGTTATGGGGGGTGTAGTAGGCTGCGAAGAGCCCAGCCGGGACGGTGGGCGTGGGATGCCCCTTATGACCGACTTGGCCTTGGGGAGGGTCTCCGTGGCTTTAACAAAAGTAGACCCAGCAGGAGGCGGGAGAGGCTATGCGCGTCCCCGCCAGGCCCTGGAGCGCGCAAGGACTTTCTCCAACCTGCAGCCAGAGAGGTGGGGGGAACGGACgcaaaaggaaaaactgaagtgGTACTTTGGGGCCACCGAGTCCCCAAACTTACCTGTCCCTTTCTTTGCCCCCGCCCCCCGTTTTCCTCCCAGCCACAACACAGGCGAGTATCTTCCTTGGGCTATGTTTCCTGCTCTGCCACACCGGGTCTGGAGAAGGGGGTTCAGCCCTAGGACATTTACTGAGAGTCGGCGAATATTGGGTAAGTAATGGGGGCCACCCCACAACCTTGACCCAGGTGAGGGTAGGTCCAGCCTAGAGCACCCCATGGGGTGCGGGGCTGGCGGGGAGGTGCTGTCTGGGAGGAActgagaagggagggaagggacccTCCCAGAAGAGCACAGGCAGAGTGAAGGGGCAGGTTCCCAAAGACAGGCTGTGGGAGGGGCTCTGCCAAACCTGACGGCCGCTCCAGAGGGGGCAGGGGAGTCTGTGCAAGTTCGTTTGTGTGACCGGGCTTAAGGTTTTATGGGGAGGGGGACCTTAGGCACCGCAGAGCTGTGGAGAAAGGCGCAGAATCTTTCACCTTCTCCAGCTTCATTAGGTAGTGGCAGCTCCATGACCTGTTGGCTGAGGACGCCTCTGCCCAATGGGAGCTGCCTGGGGGACCTGAGAGGAAGCTCTAGTGACCACTCTCCCAACACACCTGGTCCAAACATGGGGGAAGGATCTCCTTCCCCATAAGGAAGGTTGGCAGAGCAACCTTCTCCCCTCACAGGAGCTGCAGCCCCGGGCAGGTGACTTCGGCCTTAGATGCAGAAGGTCATGGGGATGGGCTTCCCCAGATCCCACATCTCAAGTCGTGCAGTGCAGGTCCTCCTCTTGCTTCTCTGCTGGGTTTTTATCACGGTGGAGGGCTATGTGCACACACGGGCGCATGCCTGTGTTCTTGTGGATGGGTCGGTTCGTGTGAGGACTTGGGTCCTTGTGTCTGTTAATTCTCACAATGGACAGGAAAGCGCTTTGTACCGTGGTGGAAAACGCTGTACAAATGCCAGTTCAGTTAAGAGAACAATGAGGTCTCCAGGGTCTATTTTATCCGTGTCtgggtgcatgtgtgtttgtgagttTAGGAAATGTGTTGTGAGCCTCCTAATTGAGCATCAGGTCCTCTAAACGCCTGCAGAAGTTGGCGGTTTGATGATGAAGCCCCGCGTCTGTTTGTATTGTTGTGCGCCTGAATGGGCGTGTGTGTGAGTGCTGTATGTGGGACAAAGGTTCCAGGGAGGACAGCCAGTCTCAGACAAAAATGTCCTTCCTGGGTAGGATCCATTTCACCGAGTTAAACTAAGGCTTAGAAACACAGAGAGGGGTCCGTGAGGAGCCCGCTGGAGATAGGCGAGCTGCGGAGCCTACAGAGGGGCCAGCTCCAGCGTGAAGCAAGgagtaggaaggaaaaaaagagcgATGTACCGGGCCGCCGGAAAAGGAAATTAGGGCCCTGGGAGGGAGCATCCGTTGAACCTCGAGATTTTTATTGACCTTCACTTCTGGCCAAGAGAGCCTCCTGGCCATAGAGGAGGTTACCGGAGTCCCGGAACTTGTGCTAGACGGGTTTGCGGAGGCAGAGCTTGATAGGGGAGGTAAGCTAGGGTTCAGTGAGtcactttctttcctctttccctggCTTCCATCTGCAGGAGCCGTGATGTTCCCCCTTCGGGCCCTGTGGTTGGTCTGGGCGCTTCTAGGAGGGGCTGGAGCATGCCCTGAGCCGTGCGCCTGCGTGGACAAGTACGCTCACCAGTTCGCGGACTGCGCTTACAAAGAGTTGCGCGAGGTGCCGGAAGGACTGCCTGCCAACGTGACCACGCTTAGTCTGTCCGCGAACAAGATCACCGTGCTGCGGCGCGGGGCCTTCGCCGACGTCACACAGGTCACGTCGCTGTGGCTGGCTCACAATGAGGTGCGCACCGTGGAGCCAGGCGCACTGGCAGTGCTGAGTCAGCTTAAGAACCTCGACCTGAGCCACAACTTCATATCCAGCTTTCCGTGGAGCGACCTGCGCAACCTGAGCGCGCTGCAGCTGCTCAAAATGAACCACAACCGCCTGGGCTCTCTGCCCCGGGACGCACTGGGTGCGCTACCCGACCTGCGTTCCCTGCGCATCAACAACAACCGGCTGCGTACACTGGCCCCCGGCACCTTCGACGCGCTCAGCGCGCTGTCACACCTGCAACTCTATCACAATCCCTTCCACTGCGGCTGTGGCCTTGTGTGGCTGCAGGCCTGGGCCGCGAGCACCCGGGTGTCCTTACCCGAGCCCGACTCCATTGCTTGTGCGTCACCTCCCGCGCTGCAGGGGGTGCCGGTGTACCGCCTGCCCGCCCTGCCCTGTGCACCGCCGAGCGTGCATCTGAGTGCCGAGCCACCGCTTGAGGCACCGAGCACCCCACTGCGCGCGGGACTGGCGTTCATGTTACACTGCATCGCCGACGGCCACCCCACACCCCGCCTGCAATGGCAACTTCAGATCCCCGGTGGCACCGTAGTCTTAGAGCCACCAGTTCTGAGCGGGGAGGACGATGGGGTTGGGacggaggaaggagagagagaaggagatgggGACTTGCTGACGCAGACCCAAGCCCCAACGCCGATTCCCGCACCCGCTTGGCCCGCACCCCCAGCCACACCGCGCTTCCTGGCCCTCGCAAACGGCTCCCTGTTGGTCCCCCTCCTGAGTGCCAAGGAGGCGGGCGTCTACACTTGCCGTGCACACAATGAGCTGGGCACCAACTCTACGTCAGTACGTGTGGCGGTGGCAGCAACCGGGCCCCCAAAACACGCGCCTGGCGCCGGGGGAGAACCCGACGGGCAGACCCCGACCTCTGAGCGCAAGTCCACAGGCAAGGGCCGGGGCAACAGCGTCCTGCCTTCCAAACCCGAGGGCAAAATCAAAGGCCAAGGCCTGGCCAAGGTCAGCATTCTCGGGGAGACCGAGACGGAGCCGGAGGAGGACACAGGTGAGGGAGAGGAGGCCGAAGACCAGATCCTCGCGGACCCGGCGGAGGAGCAGCGCTGTGGCAACGGGGATCCCTCTCGGTACGTTTCTAACCACGCGTTCAACCAGAGCGCAGAGCTCAAGCCGCACGTCTTCGAGCTGGGCGTCATCGCGCTGGATGTGGCGGAGCGCGAGGCGCGGGTGCAGCTGACGCCGCTGGCTGCGCGCTGGGGCCCTGGGCCCGGCGGGGCTGGCGGAGACCGGCGACCCGGGCGGCGACCCCTGCGCCTACTCTATCTGTGTCCAGCGGGGGGCGGGGCGGCCGTGCAGTGGTCCCGCGTAGAGGAAGGCGTCAACGCCTACTGGTTTCGAGGCCTGCGGCCGGGTACCAACTACTCCGTCTGCCTGGCGCTGGCGGGCGAAGCCTGCCACGTGCAAGTGGTGTTTTCCACCAAGAAGGAGCTCCCATCGCTGCTGGTCATCGTGGCAGTTAGCGTATTCCTCCTGGTGCTGGCCACAGTGCCCCTTCTGGGCGCCGCCTGCTGCCATCTGCTGGCTAAACACCCAGGCAAGCCCTACCGTCTGATCCTGCGGCCTCAGGCCCCTGACCCTATGGAGAAGCGCATCGCCGCGGACTTCGACCCGCGTGCTTCCTACCTCGAGTCCGAGAAAAGCTACCCGGCAGGCGGCGAGGCGGGCGGCGAGGAACCAGAGGACGCACAGGGGGAGGGCCTTGATGAAGACGCAGAGCCGGGAGACCCAAGTGGGGACCTGCAGAGAGAAGAGAGCCTGGCGGCCTGCTCACTGGTGGAGTCCCAGTCCAAGGCCAACCAAGAGGAGTTCGAGGCGGGCTCTGAGTACAGCGATCGGCTGCCCCTGGGCGCCGAGGCGGTCAACATCGCCCAGGAGATTAATGGCAACTACAGGCAGACGGCAGGCTGAACCTCGGCCCGTCCGGCCCGCCCATTCCCGACCTCCACCTAGGGTGCCTGGGAGCAGCAGTCTAGGGCTGGCAGGACTTATGTCCCCCGTCCCCAACCTTCACCTACTCCTCCCCCTTACCACTTCGCAACCTTGACTACTAGGGACTTCTAGTAGGGAGTGGGCCGATTTCACCAGTCCCGGCTACCCACGGCTGCCATTCTCCCTGCGGGCTGAATCCCCTTACCCGCGAAGCACAGTGTTTCTCTTACCCATGCAAGACTCCACCCGCAGACGATGGGCGATATCTATGTCCCTCCATTCCCATCGCGATTATCTGCGAAATCCGCCCCGCAGCCCGCCCCActgtgggctctggagccagaagAAACGAGCGAAGACGTTGGAAACCTCACGGTAACGCCGTGGTTTCGGGGCCAGCCCGGGCCAGTGGAGTGCTGTGGGGTCGCACTTcgacctccccctcccccttccttccttccttcctttgtttttcctttttttttttttttttttttttttttttttttgtgacggagtctcgggtctgtcgccaggctggagtgcagtggcgcgatctcggctcactgcaacctccgcctcccaggttcaagcgattctcctgtctcagcctgccgagtagctgggactacaggcgcgcgccaccacgcccagataattttttctatttttagtagagacggggtttcaccatgttggccaggatggtctgcatctcttgacctcaggtggtccatccgcctcggcctctcaaagtgctgggattacaggcgtgagccactgcaccggccccTCCTCCCTTTCAATCCCTACACCCAGAAGCCGGGATTCGTGGCAACCCCTAATTTTTAGTTCCAAAGCCACCTCCCGGCAGGGAACCAAATCCTTctgtcctcccacccccaccccacttctGGCCTGTTGGAGTCCAGCCCGGTGCCTGGGGCGCCTTTCAGCTCCGCGCTCAGATTTTCCTGTTTTCGTTGTTTTCAAAGACAGCGACATTTCGGGTCTGGTGCTAAcacccccttcccagcctctgggaaaaTCGGGTGTGTATGTCGGGGGGTAGGGAGGGAATGCGTTTTCTGTTGTCTCTCTCCTAACTTAAAGCGCCGCAGGACCGCGCGCCTCTTGGCGGCTGAGCGCGTGGACTTGGTCCCGGGCCAATTTCGTTATCCGTGTGTTGGGCTTTCCGGAGGTCTG from the Chlorocebus sabaeus isolate Y175 chromosome 26, mChlSab1.0.hap1, whole genome shotgun sequence genome contains:
- the ISLR2 gene encoding immunoglobulin superfamily containing leucine-rich repeat protein 2 isoform X2, whose translation is MFPALPHRVWRRGFSPRTFTESRRILGAVMFPLRALWLVWALLGGAGACPEPCACVDKYAHQFADCAYKELREVPEGLPANVTTLSLSANKITVLRRGAFADVTQVTSLWLAHNEVRTVEPGALAVLSQLKNLDLSHNFISSFPWSDLRNLSALQLLKMNHNRLGSLPRDALGALPDLRSLRINNNRLRTLAPGTFDALSALSHLQLYHNPFHCGCGLVWLQAWAASTRVSLPEPDSIACASPPALQGVPVYRLPALPCAPPSVHLSAEPPLEAPSTPLRAGLAFMLHCIADGHPTPRLQWQLQIPGGTVVLEPPVLSGEDDGVGTEEGEREGDGDLLTQTQAPTPIPAPAWPAPPATPRFLALANGSLLVPLLSAKEAGVYTCRAHNELGTNSTSVRVAVAATGPPKHAPGAGGEPDGQTPTSERKSTGKGRGNSVLPSKPEGKIKGQGLAKVSILGETETEPEEDTGEGEEAEDQILADPAEEQRCGNGDPSRYVSNHAFNQSAELKPHVFELGVIALDVAEREARVQLTPLAARWGPGPGGAGGDRRPGRRPLRLLYLCPAGGGAAVQWSRVEEGVNAYWFRGLRPGTNYSVCLALAGEACHVQVVFSTKKELPSLLVIVAVSVFLLVLATVPLLGAACCHLLAKHPGKPYRLILRPQAPDPMEKRIAADFDPRASYLESEKSYPAGGEAGGEEPEDAQGEGLDEDAEPGDPSGDLQREESLAACSLVESQSKANQEEFEAGSEYSDRLPLGAEAVNIAQEINGNYRQTAG
- the ISLR2 gene encoding immunoglobulin superfamily containing leucine-rich repeat protein 2 isoform X1 — encoded protein: MGGVVGCEEPSRDGGRGMPLMTDLALGRVSVALTKVDPAGGGRGYARPRQALERARTFSNLQPERWGERTQKEKLKWYFGATESPNLPVPFFAPAPRFPPSHNTGEYLPWAMFPALPHRVWRRGFSPRTFTESRRILGAVMFPLRALWLVWALLGGAGACPEPCACVDKYAHQFADCAYKELREVPEGLPANVTTLSLSANKITVLRRGAFADVTQVTSLWLAHNEVRTVEPGALAVLSQLKNLDLSHNFISSFPWSDLRNLSALQLLKMNHNRLGSLPRDALGALPDLRSLRINNNRLRTLAPGTFDALSALSHLQLYHNPFHCGCGLVWLQAWAASTRVSLPEPDSIACASPPALQGVPVYRLPALPCAPPSVHLSAEPPLEAPSTPLRAGLAFMLHCIADGHPTPRLQWQLQIPGGTVVLEPPVLSGEDDGVGTEEGEREGDGDLLTQTQAPTPIPAPAWPAPPATPRFLALANGSLLVPLLSAKEAGVYTCRAHNELGTNSTSVRVAVAATGPPKHAPGAGGEPDGQTPTSERKSTGKGRGNSVLPSKPEGKIKGQGLAKVSILGETETEPEEDTGEGEEAEDQILADPAEEQRCGNGDPSRYVSNHAFNQSAELKPHVFELGVIALDVAEREARVQLTPLAARWGPGPGGAGGDRRPGRRPLRLLYLCPAGGGAAVQWSRVEEGVNAYWFRGLRPGTNYSVCLALAGEACHVQVVFSTKKELPSLLVIVAVSVFLLVLATVPLLGAACCHLLAKHPGKPYRLILRPQAPDPMEKRIAADFDPRASYLESEKSYPAGGEAGGEEPEDAQGEGLDEDAEPGDPSGDLQREESLAACSLVESQSKANQEEFEAGSEYSDRLPLGAEAVNIAQEINGNYRQTAG